TCGAGGAGCGCGGCTTCCTGGAGGTGGAGACCCCTTATCTGACCCGCTCCACGCCGGAGGGGGCGCGCGACTTCCTGGTCCCCACCCACCTGCAGCCGGGCCAGTTCTACGCTCTGCCCCAGTCACCGCAGCTGTTCAAGCAGCTGCTGATGGTGGCCGGCGTCGAGCGCTACTACCAGATCGTGCGCTGCTTCCGGGACGAGGCGCTGCGGGCCGAGCGGCAGCCCGAGTTCACCCAGCTCGACATCGAGTTGTCCTTCATGGACGAGGAGGACGTCTATGGGCTGAGCGAGGAGCTGATGGCCGCGGTGTGGCGCGAGGTCCTGGGCGTCGAGGTGCCGACACCGTTCCCGCGCATGCCCTACGCCGAGGCCATGCGCCGGTTCGGCTCCGACAAGCCGGACCTACGCTACGGCATGGAGCTGGTCGACCTCGGCGAGGTGTTCGCCGGCTCCGGGGTCGGCGTGCTGGCCGGGGCGCTCGAGGCGGGCGGCTCGGTGCTCGGGATCGTCGTGCCCGGCGGCGCGGACCTGACCCGCAAGCAGGTCGACGCCCTGTCGGGCTGGGCCAGGGGCCGGGGCGCCAAGGGCCTGGCCTGGGTGGCGGTCGAGCAGGACGGGCTGCGGTCGCCGCTGGACAAGTTCTTCTCCGAGCCCGAGCGGGCCGGGCTGCGCCGGGCGACCGGCGCGAGCCCCGGGGACCTGGTGCTCATCGTCGCCGACCGGACCCTGCTGGCCCAGACGGTCCTCGGCGAGCTGCGGACCCGGCTGGCGGCCGAGCGCGGGCTGGTGCCCGAGGGCCAGTGGGCGTTCCTGTGGGTCACCGACTTCCCGATGTTCGAGTGGGACGAGCAGGCAGGGCGCTGGGACGCGACCCACCACCCGTTCACCTCGCCCGCGCAGAAGTGGGAGGAGACCTTCCCCGACACCCCGGCCGAGGCCACCGCCCGCGCCTACGACCTGGTCCTCAACGGCGTCGAGCTGGGCGGCGGGAGCATCCGTATCCACCGGGCCGAGGTGCAGCGCAAGGTGTTCGAGCTGCTCGGCATCGACCCGGACGAGGCCGAGCGGAAGTTCGGCTTCCTGCTGCGGGGGCTGTCGTTCGGCGCCCCGCCCCACGGCGGGATCGCTTTCGGCCTTGACCGGGTGGTGAGCGTGGCCCTCGGGGCCGACTCGATCCGCGAGGTGATCGCCTTCCCCAAGACCCAGTCCGGCTCCGACCCGCTGACCGGCGCACCCAGCGAGGTGGCGGACGAGCAGCTGGCTG
This genomic window from Actinomycetes bacterium contains:
- the aspS gene encoding aspartate--tRNA ligase, which codes for MRSHACGGLRVTHTGQEVRLAGWVARRRDHGGLIFLDLRDASGVVQVVVHPEQAPAAAAAAHEVRTEDCVRVTGMVMPRPAGNENPDLPTGEVEVLASDLEVLARSATPPFPVEDRVEVDEVLRLRHRYLDLRRPAGRRALAARARTNSVLRRVLEERGFLEVETPYLTRSTPEGARDFLVPTHLQPGQFYALPQSPQLFKQLLMVAGVERYYQIVRCFRDEALRAERQPEFTQLDIELSFMDEEDVYGLSEELMAAVWREVLGVEVPTPFPRMPYAEAMRRFGSDKPDLRYGMELVDLGEVFAGSGVGVLAGALEAGGSVLGIVVPGGADLTRKQVDALSGWARGRGAKGLAWVAVEQDGLRSPLDKFFSEPERAGLRRATGASPGDLVLIVADRTLLAQTVLGELRTRLAAERGLVPEGQWAFLWVTDFPMFEWDEQAGRWDATHHPFTSPAQKWEETFPDTPAEATARAYDLVLNGVELGGGSIRIHRAEVQRKVFELLGIDPDEAERKFGFLLRGLSFGAPPHGGIAFGLDRVVSVALGADSIREVIAFPKTQSGSDPLTGAPSEVADEQLAEVLLKHLAKP